The Drechmeria coniospora strain ARSEF 6962 chromosome 02, whole genome shotgun sequence genome has a segment encoding these proteins:
- a CDS encoding von Willebrand factor type A domain-containing protein, which produces MAAAAPAMLPGIRFDPREPVPPRFAHLVQHLPNGELVDDAGDFNRLRFAARDRDFPGVGGGHGPNLAPANPDLHRPAPQHRFQRFVEPDIRPIEPEAPQAQHGFLPPLSSSIKVQVVHDTAKFTVTHLFWNQSNGIDQGTYQFPLPLDATVTDFSCRVGAHKIIRGRVKAKEDARREFEHAARQGRPGGLAEQQTAEIFTINLANIGPNTKMRAEISFMCLLKHRITNNREVFTLTVPTFIAPRYGDVPQGVEVGTRNNHFMNFELDVLTAHELIAINSDTHSILFERGAGQRACQTWEDFVMRRDNADINLKTGIVQLEQARTSLDRDMVIFITTAMAENTETPLACLEVHPDFEHHRALMLTLPSDYLLTGEGFAHDGEIVFVADRSGSMHDKIESLRSAMMFFINGIPENRPFNIWSFGGYCESMWPRSKGLNEETRREAIHYVRHHFAANMGGTDILPALKQIYESRGGYHTMDVVVLTDGEIWDPQETINFVKDTRLRSEGMFRCFSLGIGYAVSHELVEGLAKAGGGYAEVISDAHGGGWEDRVVAVLKAAMTGHVGNVQMQIEWHRPEGSEMVPPPKFKQSPADVSAISPFVRNRVFLLFDSDMQSLGLHAIVLSIRGPQGVVTTKRILPKRLLQPDATLHKLAVRAILGDLERGESWLHRFQQQNRSGAEEAVVRQEAIALGCKWSLVSKWTSLYAVEDEAADAMEDIDFQIQLGDDEDDHRDALLQPRGMPNMNIGLIPQGDNAAQGVESASESDDADSETGTEIGSILPSDDDEGSGSQDTGNGPNGGGSGSAGGRGADGGGAHDGGDATQRGHSRSGGNHDGGNGDGSSDGHARGDRDSAPRSSAGANDGAENDDMQGSQATVGGSLLDDWEDDFDLLESAQANSDTGEEAAIASDAVSANLPADVPLSGPAPAPAAWETTASRERPLPGGSSPYPWWSNTTTPRTHAPGGNTSLRSFKSVLSKSKYAKKAVAGSNSALAQLAAASTVPPELHRSLVGESSGGLEPLCIPASPNVLAAGSIFSHPHPQPTRHSINPIQESRTDSATSPLFQPYSSSPSLSQQVEASNLSNMASSTWDGQNSIQLGQTMSAQSNPFFTDNNRTASTSAVLAQLSSAFPEPNASFPSHYGSEASAPVYNPPASTFVRKTERLAPKSGEQLAAELFVRDTLQFQRSDGRFEFQCDEDIKAHLGAPFFRIVLSLRGFLATKAGAGLDWKATSVVAVTAGLVALLEAQFSDCQALWVLMVSKAKDYIHKTIEGELGDDFLERTRWEVRHVKSVMEELKDAKASAQAIDELSTAPVCA; this is translated from the exons atggcagcagcagcgcccGCCATGCTCCCTGGCATCCGGTTCGACCCTCGCGAGCCGGTGCCCCCCCGCTTCGCTCATCTCGTGCAACACCTCCCCAACGGCGAGCTCGTGGATGACGCAGGAGACTTTAACCGCCTTCGCTTCGCCGCTCGTGATCGTGACTTTCccggcgttggcggcggaCACGGTCCCAACCTTGCCCCTGCGAACCCAGACCTCCATCGTCCCGCTCCTCAGCATCGATTCCAGAGGTTTGTCGAGCCTGACATCCGGCCGATCGAACCCGAGGCACCCCAGGCCCAGCATGGCTTCCTGCCACCTCTGTCATCCTCCATCAAGGTCCAGGTCGTTCACGACACGGCAAAGTTCACCGTCACCCACCTCTTCTGGAACCAATCCAACGGCATCGACCAGGGAACCTACCAATTTCCCCTCCCACTAGACGCTACCGTGACCGACTTTAGCTGTCGCGTCGGCGCCCACAAAATCATCCGTGGCAGGGTCAAAGCCAAGGAGGACGCGAGGCGCGAGTTTGAGCATGcagctcgccaaggccgccCTGGTGGCCTGGCCGAGCAGCAGACGGCCGAAATATTCACCATCAACCTTGCCAACATCGGTCCCAACACCAAGATGCGCGCCGAGATATCATTCATGTGCCTCCTCAAGCACAGAATCACCAACAACCGGGAGGTCTTCACTCTGACCGTGCCGACCTTTATTGCTCCTCGGTACGGCGACGTGCCGCAGGGGGTTGAAGTCGGCACGCGAAACAACCACTTCATGAACTTTGAGCTGGACGTTTTGACAGCGCATgagctcatcgccatcaacAGCGATACCCACAGTATCCTCTTCGAAAGAGGTGCCGGTCAACGGGCTTGTCAGACGTGGGAAGACTTTGTCATGCGCCGCGACAATGCCGACATCAACTTGAAAACGGGCATCGTACAGCTGGAACAAGCTCGCACAAGTCTGGACAGGGACATGGTCATCTTCATCACCACCGCCATGGCTGAAAACACAGAAACGCCGCTGGCCTGCCTCGAGGTCCACCCAGATTTCGAACACCACAGGGCCTTGATGCTGACTCTCCCGTCCGACTACCTCCTCACGGGTGAGGGCTtcgcccacgacggcgaaatcgtcttcgtcgccgaccgcTCGGGGTCCATGCATGACAAGATCGAAAGTCTGAGGTCCGCCATGATGTTCTTCATCAACGGTATTCCCGAGAACCGGCCGTTCAACATTTGGTCCTTTGGAGGCTACTGCGAATCCATGTGGCCGCGATCCAAAGGCCTGAACGaagagacgagacgagaagCCATCCACTATGTTCGGCACCATTTTGCCGCCAACATGGGCGGCACGGACATACTTCCCGCCCTCAAGCAAATTTACGAGTCCAGGGGTGGCTATCACACCATGGATGTCGTTGTCCTAACCGATGGTGAGATCTGGGACCCTCAAGAGACCATCAACTTTGTCAAAGACACGCGGCTCAGGAGCGAGGGCATGTTTCGCTGCTTTTCTCTCGGAATTGGCTACGCCGTCTCGCACGAGTTGGTCGAAGGCCTTGCCAAAGCCGGTGGGGGTTATGCCGAGGTGATATCCGAtgcccacggcggcggctgggagGACCGCGTCGTCGCTGTGCTGAAGGCTGCCATGACGGGCCACGTTGGCAACGTGCAGATGCAAATCGAATGGCACAGACCGGAAGGTTCGGAAatggtgccgccgcccaagtTCAAGCAGTCCCCTGCCGATGTATCGGCCATCAGCCCCTTTGTGCGCAACCGCGTTTTCCTGCTGTTTGACTCTGATATGCAGTCGCTTGGGCTCCACGCCATCGTGCTCAGCATCAGGGGTCCCCAAGGCGTCGTCACGACCAAGAGAATCTTGCCCAAGCGTCTGCTCCAGCCGGATGCCACCCTTCACAAATTGGCAGTCCGGGCGATCCTGGGCGATCTCGAACGGGGGGAGAGCTGGCTCCATCGATTTCAGCAGCAAAATAGATCCGGCGCGGAAGAGGCCGTCGTTCGACAAGAGGCAATCGCTCTAGGGTGCAAGTGGTCCCTGGTGTCCAAGTGGACCAGTCTGTACGCAGTCGAGGACGAAGCTGCCGACGCGATGGAAGACATCGACTTTCAGATTCAGCTCGGAGATGATGAGGATGACCACAGAGACGCTCTCCTACAACCTCGGGGCATGCCCAACATGAACATTGGCCTGATCCCGCAGGGCGACAACGCCGCGCAGGGGGTGGAAAGTGCCAGCGaaagcgacgacgccgactcgGAAACGGGTACAGAGATTGGCTCCATTCTTCcgagcgacgatgatgagggAAGCGGTTCACAAGATACGGGCAACGGCCCAAACGGAGGAGGCTCCGGGTCCGCCGGTGGACGAGGTGCTGACGGCGGTGGCGCCCACGACGGAGGCGATGCAACCCAACGAGGGCACAGCAGGAGCGGTGGAAATCATGATGGAGGAAACGGCGATGGCAGTAGTGACGGGCATGCCAGGGGTGATCGGGACAGTGCACCACGCAGTTCCGCCGGGGCAAATGATGGAGCCGAGAACGATGACATGCAGGGCTCACAAGCGACAGTAGGCGGGTCATTACTAGATGACTGGGAAGATGACTTTGATCTCCTCGAATCGGCGCAAGCGAACTCTGACACAGGCGAGGAAGCTGCCATCGCCTCCGATGCCGTCAGCGCAAACCTCCCTGCCGATGTACCTTTGTCTggaccggcaccggcgccggctgCTTGGGAGACAACGGCAAGCAGGGAGCGTCCTCTGCCGGGCGGTTCCTCACCGTACCCTTGGTGGTCgaacacgacgacgccccgcACGCATGCGCCAGGTGGAAATACCAGCCTACGATCCTTCAAGT CTGTGTTGTCGAAATCGAAATATGCTAAGAAGGCAGTTGCTGGATCAAATTCCGCGTTGGCTCAACTCGCCGCGGCTTCTACCGTCCCGCCAGAGCTTCATCGGAGTTTGGTTGGCGAGTCGAGCGGCGGTCTCGAACCCCTATGTATACCAGCATCACCGAACGTGTTGGCGGCGGGAAGCATTTTCAGCCATCCTCACCCTCAGCCGACCCGTCACTCGATAAATCCGATCCAAGAATCTCGGACCGACAGCGCAACCTCTCCCTTGTTCCAGCCAtactcctcgtcgccgtcattgTCGCAGCAAGTTGAGGCGAGCAATCTCAGCAACATGGCATCTAGCACTTGGGATGGTCAGAACAGCATCCAACTAGGCCAGACGATGAGCGCCCAGAGCAACCCGTTCTTCACCGACAACAACAGGACGGCATCTACCTCGGCGGTACTGGCCCAGCTCTCATCGGCATTCCCGGAACCCAACGccagctttccctcgcacTACGGCTCTGAGGCTAGCGCCCCGGTCTACAACCCCCCTGCGTCCACGTTTGTCCGGAAGACCGAACGCTTGGCTCCCAAGTCAGGTGAGCAACTCGCGGCTGAACTGTTCGTTCGAGACACTCTGCAGTTTCAGCGATCGGACGGCCGGTTTGAATTTCAATGTGACGAGGACATCAAGGCCCACCTTGGCGCACCTTTCTTCAGAATCGTTCTTTCACTCAGGGGCTTTCTGGCGACCAAGGCCGGAGCGGGATTGGATTGGAAGGCAACATcagtcgtcgccgtcacaGCGGGGCTTGTAGCTCTCCTCGAAGCCCAGTTTTCGGACTGCCAGGCGCTGTGGGTGCTGATGGTGAGCAAGGCGAAGGACTACATCCATAAAACCATCGAGGGAGAACTAGGCGACGACTTTCTGGAGAGGACAAGGTGGGAGGTACGCCATGTGAAATCGGTGATGGAGGAGTTGAAGGATGCGAAGGCGAGTGCGCAGGCAATCGATGAGCTTTCGACAGCGCCTGTGTGTGCATAA
- a CDS encoding Glycosyl hydrolase family 47 (htmAp; Glycosyl hydrolase family 47): protein MFLRSLLPLCALLSWSVNSMRADHLSQLRLDTVDTFYHGYRNYMHHAFPEDELRPLTCSSLTRDRSNPDRIDLNDALGNYSLTLIDSLSTLAILAGGPQDGSYTGPQALSDFQDGIANFVHHYGDGRPGPSGTGIRATGFDLDSKVQVFETVIRGLGGLLSAHLFAIGELPITGYDPKPMSESPASDDPLELAPIPWPNGFKYDGQLLRLALDLGQRLLPAFYTTTGIPYPRVNLRAGIPFYVNSPLNQPSGEATESDGRTEITETCSAGAGSLTLEFTVLSRLTGDPRFEQVAKRAFWEVWSRRSEIGLIGNGLDAEGGQWIGPHSGIGAGMDSFFEYALKSHILLSGHSMPNESTTQRKSTTDWLDPNSLHGPLPAEMHSSDAFLEAWHQAHASVKRHIYNDRNHYPYYSNNHRATGQPYTTWIDSLGAFYPGLLALAGEVEEAIEANLVYTALWTRYAAIPERWSIRENNVVAGIGWWPGRPEFIESTYHIYRATRDPWYLHVGEMVLKDIRRRCYAPCGWAGLQDVQTGEKQDRMESFFLGETTKYMYLLFDPDHPLNNLDAAYVFTTEGHPLILPKETRSERGSRTHDGGKGKSVYKYYDDSFTNSCPAPILADSLSMSATAARRQLFDVSRFTNLHNTPNIHGPVEMVQVEDTTTDGPVTKYRALSNYTIFPWTLPPSLLPLNGTCAAPSERVISRLEFPAADVASSLLSTLGASLTWYSYVGPTVRKLEGLRLQLEREHSEAHGDDVWKITHLGNVQLGRHETVFFYAEHVKDLKDEAFTCRRRADAVEIELLVDFPTEKSETMPVSADTGAASSGSPSGPPSGPPSDGAGLDESNKDDLATSAQTSLLKHLLRAVSSVFEPTHTDFPSADGSPGAAPILSFFGHTAGGPGAFPVHSMDDTPIQGSPYYDAENPTSNFPWSSIFLADYACDGPLPDAASRDHQLIVMRRGRCSFSDKLSKVPIFFPSTNSLQLVIIVDETDEGSRLEGGTERPFLVEEQLTPNGNKRLHGVPMVLISGERGDYERFGKASAAGMRRKYRVESEGLLIENAVVV, encoded by the exons ATGTTCCTGCGTAGTCTGCTGCCACTCTGCGCGCTGCTATCATGGAGCGTAAACTCGATGCGAGCTGACCACCTGTCGCAACTGCGCCTCGACACGGTAGACACTTTTTATCATGGCTACCGCAATTACATGCATCACGCGTTtcccgaggacgag CTGCGACCCCTCACGTGCTCTTCGTTGACCAGAGACCGCAGCAACCCCGACCGAATCGATCTGAACGACGCCTTGGGGAACTACTCGTTAACCCTGATCGACAGCCTATCGACGCTTGCCATCCTGGCGGGAGGGCCGCAGGACGGCTCGTACACTGGGCCGCAGGCCCTCAGCGACTTTCAAGACGGCATCGCCAATTTCGTCCACCACTACGGCGACGGGAGACCGGGGCCTTCGGGTACCGGGATTCGGGCCACAGGCTTCGATCTCGACAGCAAGGTCCAGGTTTTCGAAACCGTAATTCGCGGCCTTGGGGGCCTGCTGAGTGCCCACCTGTTCGCCATCGGAGAACTGCCCATTACCGGATACGACCCGAAACCGATGAGCGAATCTCCAGCGAGCGACGACCCTCTGGAGCTGGCACCCATACCGTGGCCAAACGGGTTCAAGTATGATGGCCAACTCTTGAGGCTGGCGCTCGATCTTGGGCAGAGGCTCTTGCCTGCATTCTACACCACGACCGGCATACCCTACCCTCGCGTGAACCTCCGGGCCGGAATCCCATTCTACGTCAACTCTCCCCTGAACCAACCCTCtggcgaggcgacggagTCGGATGGACGGACCGAGATCACCGAAACATGCAGCGCTGGAGCCGGTAGCCTGACGCTGGAGTTCACCGTGTTGAGTCGTCTGACTGGCGATCCGCGCTTTGAGCAGGTGGCGAAGAGGGCCTTCTGGGAAGTCTGGAGCAGGAGGAGTGAAATTGGCCTGATCGGAAacggcctcgatgccgagggcggTCAGTGGATAGGCCCCCACTCCGGTATCGGGGCCGGCATGGATAGCTTCTTCGAGTACGCGCTCAAGAGTCATATACTATTGTCCGGGCATAGCATGCCAAACGAATCGACGACTCAACGGAAATCCACAACCGATTGGTTGGATCCAAACTCGCTCCATGGGCCCCTTCCAGCCGAGATGCATTCGTCCGACGCCTTCCTTGAGGCCTGGCATCAAGCGCACGCGTCCGTCAAGCGGCACATCTACAATGATCGGAACCATTATCCATACTACTCCAACAACCATCGGGCAACCGGTCAGCCTTATACCACGTGGATCGACAGCCTCGGTGCCTTTTACCCTGGCCTCCTCGCTTTGGCCGGagaggtggaggaggccatcgaggcgAACCTCGTCTATACTGCGCTTTGGACTCGATATGCGGCCATTCCCGAACGCTGGTCCATCCGTGAGAACAACGTGGTGGCGGGGATCGGATGGTGGCCCGGGAGACCCGAGTTTATCGAGTCGACGTACCACATATACCGCGCCACGCGGGATCcctggtacttgcacgtcGGTGAGATGGTGCTGAAGGACATTAGGCGGCGCTGCTATGCCCCCTGCGGTTGGGCTGGCTTGCAAGATGTCCAGACGGGGGAGAAGCAGGACCGCATGGAGAGCTTCTTTCTCGGCGAGacgaccaagtacatgtacctgcttTTCGACCCGGACCATCCGCTGAACAATCTGGATGCCGCGTACGTCTTCACGACAGAAGGCCACCCCTTGATATTGCCGAAGGAGACGAGATCGGAGCGAGGATCTCGGACTCATGATGGTGGGAAGGGCAAATCCGTCTACAAATACTACGATGACAGCTTCACAAACTCGTGCCCGGCGCCGATATTAGCGGATTCTCTGTCAATGTCTGCCACGGCGGCACGGCGGCAGCTGTTCGACGTCTCGCGCTTTACCAATCTCCATAACACGCCCAACATACACGGGCCGGTGGAGATGGTTCAAGTTGAggacacgacgacggatggTCCAGTCACCAAGTACAGAGCCCTCTCCAACTACACGATTTTCCCCTGGACACTTCCACCCAGCCTGCTTCCGCTGAACGGGACCTGTGCTGCTCCTTCCGAGCGAGTCATCTCACGTCTCGAATTTCCTGCCGCCGATGTGGCCAGCTCGCTGCTGTCAACGCTTGGCGCCTCCCTGACGTGGTACAGCTACGTCGGGCCGACGGTGAGAAAACTCGAGGGATTGAGGCTCCAGTTGGAAAGGGAGCACAGCGAGgcccatggcgatgacgTCTGGAAGATAACCCATCTTGGAAATGTCCAGCTTGGTCGGCACGAGACGGTTTTCTTTTATGCGGAGCATGTGAAAGACCTCAAGGACGAAGCCTTCACTTGCAGGAGGCGAGCCGATGCCGTGGAGATtgagctgctcgtcgacttcCCTACCGAGAAGAGCGAGACGATGCCTGTTTCGGCAGACACTGGCGCTGCCTCGAGCGGATCTCCGAGCGGACCCCCGAGCGGACCCCCGAGCGACGGAGCAGGGCTGGATGAGAGCAACAAGGATGACCTCGCCACTTCGGCCCAAACGTCACTCCTCAAACACCTCCTTCGAGCCGTATCGTCCGTCTTCGAGCCCACCCATACCGACTTCCCCTCAGCCGACGGGTCTCCCGGCGCGGCGCCCATCCTCTCCTTTTTCGGCCACACGGCCGGCGGCCCCGGAGCCTTCCCGGTCCATTCGATGGACGACACACCCATCCAAGGCTCGCCGTACTATGATGCCGAGAATCCGACAAGTAACTTTCCCTGGTCGAGCATATTTCTCGCCGACTACGCATGCGATGGGCCCCTCCCAGATGCCGCGAGCCGCGATCACCAGCTCATTGTCATGCGCCGCGGACGGTGTTCTTTCAGCGACAAGCTGAGCAAGGTTCCGATTTTCTTTCCCAGCACGAATTCGCTACAGCTTGTCATCATTGTCGACGAGACCGACGAGGGCTCGCGCCTCGAAGGCGGCACAGAACGGCCTtttctcgtcgaggagcaacTCACGCCCAACGGCAACAAGCGTCTTCACGGTGTGCCGATGGTCCTCATTAGTGGCGAACGAGGAGACTATGAGCGATTCGGCAAGGCCTCTGCGGCGGGCATGCGACGAAAGTATCGGGTGGAAAGCGAAGGGCTGTTGATTGAGAACGCTGTCGTCGTGTAA
- a CDS encoding heterokaryon incompatibility protein Het-C produces MLDFRNPGLLLGLIILVGLAAPAAAFGAGNIASISKVEGQNWRHGDIEDALLTLAMARAMKGKKFTKIMVARVYFGNWLRDYSQAIDVGTVKSVSAEAIRLLLSVLGFLTFGYGSGEFEITADRLGCYRPEDHIDNPKNYADNQDARQYDRRLRGPIDEQRELAIDPETGMKNYIANDRAGIMTSSKHVKKLFAGCIEFGRRYKNRENKEDLYESLRLMGTGLHCLEDFFAHSNYTELALIEMGERDVFPHVGRDARMQLNGARGDVYPIITGTFGGVDFLHSVVGEVSDKMTQNEVDELEGALQEAKSADTSMLRDLLNNLPDGLFGDKNQGAKIDEIQSNASAAQMQNTAVSPRDQEEFTVYVRNMHQQVMPVIQFHDEIMKSITEAVEKIPVLPKIIEQLEEQLSKFVFSVIAPFVVPLIHQIRNELRVGSDEIVQSSEQEQHNVFENDRCDDPTHSMLSKDHFSNILNEIAGRTAARMLHWVVPQLMDAIDDEGTDVDRVLNRIVDGVLHHPAQREMGQDGVAEARRMIFEQVQGWWNEMGDGQREEYRRKLCREGVQRGENHKEGVHDTGHGHGCSGKLHMRKLYGEPETLETKIAGAAADAIFQGASGAISGLVEQNTGYKLPSTRKEEEEQKEGGLGGFLSAAGSILGGAFGKDDSEKQTSGQGYGGSSYGKTETGYGGHGSRYGQSEQTETYRPAGRSDERPSRYEQGESQGGRQTTGYGHDERTDNRPTHGGRHEQRNERSEYRDSDEGSYGDRRSERHGGGHHGSDYGRQDEDSYGGGQGRRHESGGYGGGNGRREETSYGGGGRDSGRRDDDYGSGYGGGNGRREETSYGGGGRDSGRRDDDYGSGYGGGNGRREETSYGGSGRDSGRRDDDYGGGHERQDEGGYGRREERSDYSGRRDDDDESSQQEYRRREQGGGYGGGYGGGGY; encoded by the exons ATGCTCGACTTTAGGAACCCCGGCCTTCTCCTCGGGCTGATCatccttgtcggcctcgccgcccccgCTGCTGCTTTCGGTGCAGGAAACATCGCCTCCATCTCCAAGGTCGAGGGCCAGAACT GGCGGCACGGTGACATCGAAGATGCCCTGCTcaccttggccatggcccGCGCCATGAAGGGCAAAAAATTCACCAAGATCATGGTCGCCCGCGTTTACTTTGGAAATTGGCTGCGAGACTATTCCCAGGCCATCGACGTAGGCACCGTCAAATCTGtttcggccgaggccatcagGCTTCTCCTGAGCGTCCTCGGCTTCCTTACCTTTGGATACGGTTCTGGAGAGTTTGAAATCACGGCCGACCGGCTCGGCTGCTACCGCCCCGAGGACCACATCGACAACCCCAAGAACTACGCCGACAACCAGGACGCTCGGCAGTACGACCGACGCTTGCGGGGCCCGATCGACGAGCAGCGGGAGCTTGCCATCGACCCCGAGACGGGCATGAAGAATTACATAGCAAACGACCGTGCTGGTATCatgacgtcgtcgaagcATGTGAAGAAGCTGTTCGCCGGCTGCATCGAGTTCGGACGTCGATACAAGAACCGCGAAAACAAGGAGGACCTCTACGAGTCGCTCCGTCTAATGGGCACCGGCCTCCACTGTCTCGAGG ACTTTTTCGCCCACAGCAACTACACCGAACTCGCCTTGATCGAAATGGGCGAGCGCGATGTGTTCCCCCACGTGGGACGAGACGCCCGCATGCAGCTCAACGGTGCTCGCGGAGACGTTTATCCCATCATTACCGGCACCTTTGGTGGTGTGGACTTTCTGCACTCGGTCGTCGGTGAAG TGTCGGACAAGATGACCCAgaacgaggtcgacgagctcgagggcgccCTGCAGGAGGCCAAGAGTGCCGACACGAGCATGCTTCGGGACCTGCTGAACAATCTTCCCGACGGACTCTTTGGCGACAAGAACCAGGGTGCCAAGATCGACGAGATCCAGTCAAACGCGAGCGCCGCCCAGATGCAGAACACGGCCGTCTCCCCCAGAGACCAGGAGGAGTTTACCGTCTACGTTCGCAACATGCATCAGCAGGTCATGCCGGTCATTCAGTTTCATGACGAGATCATGAAGAGCATCACGGAGGCGGTTGAAAAGATCCCTGTGCTCCCCAAGAtcatcgagcagctcgaggagcagctctCGAAGTTTGTCTTCTCCGTCATTGCACCATTCGTCGTCCCCCTCATCCACCAGATTCGAAACGAGCTACGGGTGGGATCCGACGAGATTGTGCAGAGCAgcgagcaggagcagcacAACGTTTTCGAGAACGACCGCTGCGACGACCCTACCCACTCGATGCTTTCCAAGGACCACTTCTCCAAC ATCCTGAACGAAATCGCCGGAagaacggcggcgaggatgctgCACTGGGTTGTCCCCCAGCTCAtggacgccatcgacgacgagggcaccgacgtcgaccgGGTCTTGaaccgcatcgtcgacggcgtgctgcACCACCCCGCGCAGAGGGAGATGGGACAGGACGGGGTTGCCGAGGCTCGCCGGATGATTTTCGAGCAGGTCCAAGGTTGGTGGAACGAGATGGGCGACGGCCAGAGGGAGGAATACCGCCGCAAGCTCTGCCGCGAAGGCGTCCAGAGGGGTGAGAACCACAAGGAGGGTGTTCACGACACCGGCCACGGACACGGATGCTCGGGCAAGCTGCACATGCGCAAGCTGTACGGCGAACCGGAGACTCTCGAGACGAAGATTGCGGGAGCCGCGGCGGATGCCATCTTCCAGGGTGCCAGCGGCGCCATCTCCGGGCTGGTGGAGCAGAACACCGGGTAcaagctgccgtcgacgcggaaggaggaggaggagcagaaggAAGGTGGCCTGGGCGGCTTCCTCAGCGCCGCGGGCTCCATCCTCGGAGGCGCCTTCGGCAAGGACGATTCGGAGAAGCAGACGAGCGGACAAGGATACGGCGGCAGCTCCTACGGCAAGACTGAGACAGGGTACGGCGGTCACGGAAGCCGATACGGCCAGTCTGAGCAAACGGAGACGtaccggccggccggccgcagCGATGAACGGCCCTCACGGTACGAGCAAGGGGAGTCGCAGGGCGGAAGGCAGACGACCGGCTACGGCCACGACGAGAGAACGGACAATCGGCCGACGCACGGAggccggcacgagcagcGGAACGAACGCAGCGAGTATCGAGACTCGGACGAGGGTAGCTACGGGGACCGCCGCTCCGAacgccacggcggcggccaccaCGGCAGCGACTACGGCCGCCAGGACGAAGACAGCTACGGTGGGGGTCAGGGACGTCGCCACGAGAGCGGcggctacggcggcggcaacgggcGACGGGAGGAGACGAGCTACGGCGGAGGCGGTCGGGACAGCGGCCGTCGCGACGATGACTACGGCAGCGGCTACGGCGGAGGCAACGGGCGACGGGAGGAGACGAGCTACGGCGGAGGTGGTCGGGACAGCGGCCGTCGCGACGATGACTACGGCAGCGGCTACGGTGGCGGCAACGGGCGACGGGAGGAGACGAGCTACGGTGGAAGTGGCCGGGATAGCGGCCGTCGCGATGATGactacggcggcggccacgagcgCCAAGACGAAGGCGGCTACGGACGTCGGGAGGAGCGCAGCGACTACTCTGGCCGGcgagatgacgacgatgagagCAGCCAGCAGGAGTACCGTCGGCGTGAGCAAGGCGGAggctacggcggcggctacggcggcggcggctacTAA
- a CDS encoding high mobility group protein: protein MPRPAKKADAKMPMMAAPAPTMIPPPTAGMMTAPPMTLGGLVPAPTRIVDPESFLRVRDSAVGRLQTIAELLRSFTADYVRQTNLLLGEPTPEGVPNDLLSSFENAAAQLMMPISEQLQPPVEEKKERKKRTHDPNAPKRPLTPYFLYMQHARSIIANDLGAEAPKGAVQAEGQRRWAHMSTNEKKGWNAAYQYNLRLYNARVHSYKAGNPLAKNMNDDEALKYAEDFQIPMPEMKDVPAEVPANDHEAIAEQLQQGVDDAKTPKKAAGGRKRKTATPAAADAGIVEPKATPASPAKRRRTSTKAPEEKEEPKKSGRKKTKGT from the exons ATGCCTCGCCCTGCCAAGAAGGCAGACGCAAAAATGCCCATGATGGCTGCGCCGGCTCCTACCATGATCCCCCCTCCGACCGCGGGCATGATGACTGCTCCCCCCATGACACTCGGCGGTCTCGTGCCCGCCCCGACGCGCATTGTTGATCCTGAGAGCTTCCTGCGTGTGCGCGACTCG GCAGTTGGCCGCCTCCAGACCATCGCGGAGCTGCTGCGATCATTCACCGCCGACTATGTGCGCCAGACCAATCTGCTTCTCGGGGAACCCACCCCCGAGGGCGTTCCGAACGACCTGCTCAGCTCGTTCGAGAACGCGGCCGCTCAGCTCATGATGCCCATTTCCGAGCAGCTGCAACCGCCGgtggaggagaagaaggagcgCAAGAAGAGGACGCACGACCCCAACGCCCCCAAGCGGCCGCTGACGCCGTACTTCCTGTACATGCAACACGCCCGCTCCATCATCGCCaacgacctcggcgccgaggctcCCAAGGGCGCCGTCCAGGCCGAGGGTCAGCGACGCTGGGCGCACATGAGCACCAACGAGAAGAAG GGCTGGAACGCCGCGTACCAGTACAACCTTCGTCTGTACAACGCCCGCGTGCACTCCTACAAGGCCGGCAACCCGCTGGCCAAGAACatgaacgacgacgaggcgctcAAGTATGCCGAGGACTTTCAGATCCCCATGCCCGAGATGAAGGACGTCCCCGCCGAGGTGCCGGCGAATGAccacgaggccatcgccgagcagctgcagcaaggcgtcgacgacgccaagacgcccaagaaggcggccggcggccgcaAGCGCAAGACGGCaacgcccgccgccgccgacgccggcatcgtcgagcccAAGGCAACGCCGGCCAGCCCTGCGAAGCGCCGGCGAACCTCGACCAAGGCgcccgaggagaaggaggagccGAAGAAGTCGGGACGCAAGAAGACTAAGGGCACTTAA